A DNA window from Cognatiyoonia koreensis contains the following coding sequences:
- a CDS encoding error-prone DNA polymerase, producing MPQQEGHKRRTLEDVGFTPNPPSDYVELGLASCFSFLHAASDAIDLSITANLLGYDCIGIADRNTLAGVVRMHTEAAKACVKPLIGCRLVLLCGTDILAYPQDRDAYARLSTLLSKGKMQDMDGGWQEKGETHLTLEMLAAHATGLHLVVMPPDNIDVFAAGLPRLVEILPTLTHIGASYLYKGDDRARINRLDGLARQYGLTLLATNDVLYHVPDRRPLQDVMVCIRNGTTVPKAGFLLEANAERHLKPPAEMCRLFADWPHAIRATRALADRIDFSLHDLRYEYPHEIVPDGTTAMEELERLTWAGAAQRYPQGVPAHVQNTILKEFDLIASKKIARYFLTIHDIVRFAREDAVPPILCQGRGSAANSAVCFCLGITAVDPNEHDVLFERFLSEERDEPPDIDVDFEHERREEVIQYMYDKYGRERAGLCATVIHYRPRSAIREVGKAMGLSEDVTSKLAGVMWGSFEAQVADERVKQAGLDMSDPYLRLVLKLAREMIGMPRHLSQHVGGFILTERPLTEIVPIGNGAMPDRSFIEWDKDDIDALDIFKVDILALGMLSCIAKCFGLLEAHYDRPLELATVPHEDEKTYDMLCEGDSLGVFQVESRAQMAMLPKLRPRKFYDLVIEVAIVRPGPIQGDMVHPYLRRRQGIEKVEYPRPGPEHPQDELRKILGRTMGVPIFQEQAMKIAMDAAQFSPAESNELRKAMATFRSRGTIEKLQQKMVGRMTNRGYDPDFAQRCFDQIKGFGEYGFPESHAASFAKLVYVSSWMKCHYPAAFACALLNSQPMGFYAPAQIVRCARDHGVEIRAVDVNYSDWDCTLEPCATGFALRLGMRQVDGMRQDAGLRIMAARDTAFADAEDLKVRARLDVGSLRRLAAADAMRSMGIDRRQALWQTQALRDAPDLPIFAHAEEKAHGPEPAVSLPQMPKAEHVVADYQTLRLSLKAHPMSFYRASLRAQGFKATADLEKMHHGQRVKLAGLVLVRQKPGSAKGVCFITIEDEAGVANLVVWPKLFDHFRQVIMAARLLVVHGRVQTDGRVIHVVADRLENRSDRLDGLSDDRLDHQIARGDEVVRPRPDQVGIKGHPRNARVIPKSRDFH from the coding sequence ATGCCACAGCAAGAGGGACATAAGCGACGCACGCTGGAAGACGTTGGGTTCACCCCCAACCCACCCAGTGACTATGTCGAACTCGGGCTTGCCAGCTGCTTTTCCTTTCTGCACGCGGCATCGGATGCGATTGATCTATCCATCACCGCGAATCTGCTGGGTTATGACTGCATCGGCATCGCGGATCGCAACACGCTGGCCGGGGTGGTGCGGATGCACACCGAAGCGGCCAAAGCCTGCGTCAAACCTCTGATCGGCTGTCGCCTTGTGTTGCTTTGCGGGACCGATATCCTCGCCTATCCGCAGGATCGCGACGCATATGCCCGTCTCTCGACTCTGCTGTCCAAGGGTAAGATGCAGGACATGGACGGTGGCTGGCAGGAAAAAGGTGAAACCCATCTGACGCTTGAAATGCTGGCCGCTCATGCCACTGGCCTACATCTGGTCGTCATGCCGCCTGACAATATCGATGTTTTTGCCGCCGGTCTGCCCCGGCTGGTCGAAATCTTGCCAACGCTGACCCATATCGGCGCGAGTTATCTTTACAAAGGCGATGACCGGGCGCGGATAAATCGGCTGGATGGATTGGCGCGGCAGTATGGCCTGACGCTACTTGCCACGAATGACGTACTTTATCATGTTCCGGACCGCCGTCCCCTTCAGGATGTCATGGTCTGCATCCGCAACGGGACCACAGTGCCCAAGGCTGGCTTCCTGCTCGAAGCGAATGCAGAACGCCACCTGAAACCGCCTGCCGAAATGTGCCGTCTTTTTGCCGACTGGCCCCATGCTATTCGCGCCACGCGGGCGCTGGCGGACCGGATCGACTTTTCGCTACACGATCTACGCTATGAGTATCCGCATGAGATCGTACCTGACGGCACAACCGCGATGGAAGAGCTTGAGCGGCTGACATGGGCTGGCGCGGCGCAACGTTATCCGCAGGGTGTGCCAGCACATGTGCAGAACACCATCCTCAAGGAATTCGATCTGATCGCCAGCAAGAAGATCGCCCGCTACTTTCTGACGATCCACGACATCGTGCGTTTCGCCCGCGAGGATGCCGTGCCACCGATCCTGTGTCAGGGGCGCGGGTCGGCTGCCAATTCGGCCGTTTGCTTTTGCCTCGGGATCACTGCAGTCGATCCGAACGAACACGACGTGCTTTTCGAGCGTTTTTTGTCAGAAGAGCGTGACGAGCCCCCCGACATCGACGTCGATTTCGAACACGAACGGCGCGAAGAGGTCATCCAGTACATGTATGACAAATACGGCCGCGAACGGGCCGGATTGTGTGCGACCGTCATCCATTACCGCCCCCGCTCTGCCATCCGCGAGGTCGGCAAGGCAATGGGTCTGTCCGAAGACGTGACCTCCAAGCTGGCGGGTGTCATGTGGGGTAGTTTCGAAGCGCAGGTCGCGGATGAGCGTGTGAAACAGGCGGGTCTTGATATGTCCGACCCTTACCTGCGCCTTGTATTGAAACTGGCACGCGAAATGATCGGCATGCCACGTCACCTGTCACAGCATGTCGGAGGTTTCATCCTCACCGAACGCCCTTTGACCGAGATCGTCCCGATCGGAAACGGAGCCATGCCCGACCGCAGTTTCATCGAATGGGACAAGGACGACATCGACGCACTCGATATTTTCAAGGTCGATATTCTGGCGCTGGGGATGCTGTCCTGCATCGCCAAGTGCTTTGGTCTGCTGGAGGCGCATTATGATCGCCCGCTTGAACTGGCGACGGTCCCGCATGAAGACGAAAAGACCTATGACATGCTCTGCGAAGGCGACAGTCTCGGCGTGTTTCAGGTCGAAAGCCGCGCACAAATGGCGATGCTGCCGAAACTGCGCCCGCGCAAGTTCTACGATCTGGTGATCGAAGTCGCGATTGTGCGGCCCGGCCCCATTCAGGGCGATATGGTGCACCCGTACCTGCGGCGCAGGCAAGGTATCGAAAAGGTTGAATATCCACGCCCGGGGCCAGAGCACCCGCAGGATGAGTTGCGCAAAATCCTTGGCCGCACCATGGGCGTGCCGATCTTTCAGGAACAGGCCATGAAGATCGCGATGGATGCTGCGCAGTTTTCACCGGCGGAAAGCAACGAACTGCGCAAGGCGATGGCCACCTTTCGGTCCCGTGGGACAATCGAAAAGCTACAACAAAAAATGGTCGGGCGAATGACCAACCGGGGCTATGATCCGGATTTCGCCCAACGCTGTTTTGACCAGATCAAGGGGTTCGGTGAATACGGGTTCCCCGAAAGCCATGCCGCGAGTTTTGCCAAACTGGTCTATGTTTCAAGCTGGATGAAATGTCATTACCCGGCGGCCTTTGCCTGTGCGCTGCTGAATTCCCAGCCAATGGGGTTTTATGCGCCAGCCCAGATTGTGCGCTGTGCCCGCGATCACGGGGTCGAAATTCGCGCAGTCGATGTGAATTATTCCGATTGGGACTGCACACTGGAACCCTGCGCCACAGGCTTTGCCCTGCGCCTTGGGATGCGGCAAGTGGACGGGATGCGACAGGACGCAGGGTTGCGGATCATGGCCGCGCGCGATACCGCATTTGCCGATGCTGAAGATCTGAAAGTCCGCGCGCGCCTTGATGTTGGCAGTCTGCGACGACTGGCGGCGGCAGACGCAATGCGTTCAATGGGGATCGACAGACGGCAAGCCCTTTGGCAGACGCAGGCGTTGCGGGACGCACCTGACTTGCCCATCTTTGCACATGCTGAAGAAAAGGCACATGGACCGGAACCGGCTGTATCATTGCCCCAGATGCCAAAGGCCGAACATGTTGTTGCCGACTACCAGACCTTGCGCCTGTCGCTAAAGGCGCATCCCATGTCCTTTTATCGCGCCAGCCTGCGCGCGCAGGGCTTCAAGGCCACAGCCGATCTTGAAAAGATGCACCACGGTCAGCGGGTGAAACTGGCAGGGCTCGTGCTGGTCCGCCAGAAACCGGGCAGCGCCAAAGGCGTCTGCTTCATCACCATCGAAGATGAGGCCGGGGTTGCCAATCTTGTCGTCTGGCCAAAGCTTTTCGATCACTTCCGGCAGGTGATCATGGCTGCAAGATTGCTTGTGGTGCATGGCCGTGTGCAAACCGATGGGCGCGTGATCCACGTGGTCGCCGACCGGCTAGAGAACCGCAGCGACCGGTTGGACGGATTGTCAGACGATCGACTTGATCATCAAATCGCGCGCGGGGACGAAGTCGTCAGACCCCGCCCCGATCAGGTCGGTATCAAGGGACACCCACGCAATGCCCGCGTCATACCGAAGTCGCGGGATTTTCACTGA
- a CDS encoding Y-family DNA polymerase, whose amino-acid sequence MTARIVSVWFPALAMERWSQVNRQIRTLPADDIPVVLSREGTHGPVIHAASAAAAARGITHGVRVVDAQAIHPDLHVERADPRGDDAFLDRLVHWSRRWCPWTVKDRDGIVLDATGSAHLFGGEAAMLRDIVQRFAMQGVTARVAMAPTRGAAQALARYGQAAICDGETLTEAISPLPVAALRIAPDTIRLLDRLGLKTIGALAGIPRTSLMRRFASMKPDANPLILLDRMTGKLADPLNAPADPVWYLSRVRLAEPVIDPVPHLKTLAAQLCADLAKAEQGARYLRLTIYRVDSECRTVQLATARATRDPLHMARLFDGKLDSIDPGFGFDLLTLEATRVEPVSLLQENLDGKRDASADVAALLDRLTARLGPEKVTWSSWVESHKPERFEARVPALRARLEDPPTLLRERPLRLLQTPEEIKVLYAVPEGPPAQFRWRSVAFRMTRYEGPERIAPEWWMDRPGTRLRDYYKVEVQDGRRFWLYRQGVAYDRRGGTPEWFLHGFFA is encoded by the coding sequence ATGACCGCAAGGATCGTCTCTGTCTGGTTTCCCGCACTGGCGATGGAACGTTGGAGTCAGGTGAACCGGCAAATCAGGACGTTGCCAGCAGATGATATTCCCGTGGTACTCTCCCGAGAGGGGACTCACGGGCCAGTGATTCATGCTGCAAGCGCTGCAGCCGCTGCACGGGGTATCACCCACGGTGTCCGCGTGGTCGATGCGCAAGCGATCCATCCTGACCTTCACGTCGAACGCGCCGATCCGCGCGGTGACGACGCCTTTCTGGACCGTCTTGTCCACTGGTCACGCCGCTGGTGTCCCTGGACGGTCAAAGACCGTGATGGGATCGTTCTGGATGCAACCGGATCAGCGCATCTGTTCGGCGGTGAAGCCGCGATGCTACGCGACATCGTCCAGCGTTTTGCTATGCAGGGGGTGACAGCCCGGGTGGCGATGGCCCCGACGCGTGGTGCGGCGCAGGCGCTTGCCCGCTATGGCCAGGCGGCGATCTGCGATGGCGAGACCCTGACAGAAGCGATCTCTCCCCTGCCCGTCGCCGCCCTGCGCATCGCGCCCGATACCATACGCCTGCTGGACCGGCTGGGTCTGAAAACCATCGGGGCGCTTGCCGGTATTCCGCGCACTTCCCTGATGCGACGGTTTGCCAGTATGAAACCGGATGCGAACCCGCTGATCCTGCTGGACCGGATGACGGGCAAGCTAGCCGATCCGCTGAACGCGCCGGCTGATCCGGTCTGGTATCTATCGCGGGTGCGGTTGGCTGAACCTGTCATAGATCCCGTGCCTCATCTGAAAACCCTGGCCGCGCAACTCTGCGCTGATCTGGCCAAGGCTGAACAGGGTGCGCGTTATTTGCGACTGACGATATACCGTGTCGATAGCGAATGCCGAACGGTTCAGTTGGCCACCGCCCGCGCCACACGCGACCCCTTGCATATGGCTCGACTGTTTGATGGAAAGCTGGACAGTATTGATCCCGGCTTCGGGTTCGATCTGCTGACCCTTGAAGCCACCCGTGTCGAACCTGTGTCACTGCTGCAGGAAAACCTTGATGGCAAGCGCGATGCCAGCGCGGATGTTGCCGCCCTGCTGGATCGATTGACTGCACGGCTGGGTCCGGAAAAGGTCACGTGGTCTTCATGGGTTGAAAGCCACAAGCCCGAACGCTTCGAAGCCCGCGTGCCCGCTTTGCGCGCCCGTCTCGAAGACCCACCTACCCTGTTGCGGGAACGACCATTGCGGCTGTTACAGACCCCCGAGGAAATCAAGGTGCTTTATGCCGTCCCCGAAGGCCCGCCCGCACAGTTCCGCTGGCGCAGTGTAGCCTTTCGGATGACCCGCTACGAAGGACCGGAACGGATTGCCCCGGAATGGTGGATGGACCGTCCCGGCACACGCCTGCGTGACTACTACAAGGTCGAAGTTCAGGACGGCCGGCGGTTCTGGCTTTACCGCCAAGGTGTCGCCTATGACCGGCGCGGCGGAACACCCGAATGGTTCCTGCACGGATTTTTTGCCTGA
- the gmd gene encoding GDP-mannose 4,6-dehydratase gives MSKRAFITGITGQDGSYLAEFLLEKGYEVHGIKRRASLFNTDRIDHIFEDPHAPNPKLHLHYGDLTDTSNLTRILHDVRPDEVYNLGAQSHVAVSFEAPEYTADVDAMGTLRLLEAIRFLGLTDKTKFYQASTSELYGLVQETPQTEKTPFHPRSPYGVAKLYAFWMCVNYREAYDMFACNGILFNHESPRRGETFVTRKITRGLANIAQGLEPCLYMGNIDSLRDWGHAKDYVRMQWMMLQQDKPEDFVIATGKQYSVREFITWSAAELGIKVRFDGEGVEERAIVESVTGDMAPALSQGDVIMKIDPRYFRPAEVETLLGDPSYAKAKLGWEPEITAQEMCAEMVANDLESAKRARLLRKHGYDTPMVREG, from the coding sequence ATGAGCAAGCGCGCATTCATTACCGGTATCACCGGTCAAGACGGATCATATCTGGCTGAATTCCTGCTGGAGAAAGGATACGAAGTCCATGGGATCAAGCGCCGAGCATCGCTATTCAACACTGATCGTATCGACCACATCTTTGAAGACCCGCACGCGCCCAATCCCAAACTGCATCTGCACTATGGTGATCTGACGGATACGTCCAACCTGACGCGTATCCTGCACGACGTGCGTCCGGACGAAGTCTATAACCTTGGTGCCCAATCGCATGTCGCCGTCAGCTTTGAAGCACCGGAATACACGGCGGACGTTGACGCTATGGGTACTTTACGCTTGCTTGAAGCAATCCGGTTCCTCGGCCTGACTGACAAGACAAAGTTCTATCAGGCATCCACATCGGAACTCTATGGTCTAGTACAAGAAACACCCCAGACAGAGAAGACACCGTTTCACCCCAGGTCGCCGTACGGCGTCGCAAAGCTTTACGCCTTCTGGATGTGCGTGAACTACCGCGAGGCCTACGATATGTTCGCCTGTAATGGCATCCTGTTCAATCACGAAAGCCCTCGTCGCGGTGAGACATTCGTAACCCGCAAGATCACCCGTGGTCTCGCGAATATCGCACAAGGGCTGGAACCATGTCTTTATATGGGTAACATCGACAGCTTGCGCGACTGGGGGCATGCTAAGGACTATGTGCGCATGCAGTGGATGATGTTGCAGCAAGACAAGCCCGAAGATTTCGTCATTGCCACCGGCAAACAGTATTCGGTCCGCGAATTCATCACATGGTCAGCCGCTGAACTGGGCATCAAGGTGCGCTTTGACGGCGAAGGCGTCGAAGAACGCGCAATCGTCGAGTCCGTCACCGGTGACATGGCCCCTGCGCTGAGCCAAGGCGATGTCATCATGAAAATCGACCCGCGCTATTTCCGTCCCGCCGAAGTCGAAACGCTACTGGGCGATCCGTCCTACGCAAAGGCAAAACTTGGCTGGGAACCGGAAATCACGGCGCAGGAAATGTGTGCGGAAATGGTCGCCAACGATCTTGAGTCCGCAAAGCGCGCACGCCTGCTACGCAAACACGGTTACGATACCCCGATGGTCCGCGAGGGCTAG
- a CDS encoding DegT/DnrJ/EryC1/StrS family aminotransferase produces MTVRFPLATSSWDQAEQDALQRVIASDMYSMGTEVRTFEEQFAAYFGSKFAVMVNSGSSANLLMTGAFFYSKNDDLRLKAGDEVIVPAVSWSTTYYPLAQYGLVQKFVDIDRATLNYDLDALAAAVTNKTRAIMIVNLLGNPNDFDRIKEIIGNRKIVLLEDNCESMGATFKGKHTGTFAHVGSFSSFFSHHISTMEGGIITTDDEELYHIMLSMRSHGWTRHLPKENLVTGTKSDDPFEESFNFVLPGYNLRPLEMSGALGQEQLKKLPDLIEGRRDNAKRVQDGLPNHPLFTLQSEIGESSWFGFSLLLRPDAGITRKEFVAKLTALGIECRPIVAGNFTKNPVMSHIPHIIHGNMTNAEYIDTHGLFIGNHHYPIPEIVDVLNDI; encoded by the coding sequence ATGACAGTCAGATTTCCACTTGCCACGTCGTCCTGGGATCAGGCCGAACAGGACGCCCTGCAACGTGTCATCGCATCGGATATGTATTCCATGGGTACCGAAGTGCGGACCTTTGAAGAGCAGTTCGCGGCGTATTTCGGGTCCAAATTTGCGGTCATGGTCAATTCGGGGTCGTCTGCAAACCTATTGATGACAGGCGCATTCTTTTACAGCAAGAACGATGATCTGCGGCTAAAAGCCGGCGACGAAGTCATCGTGCCCGCCGTAAGCTGGTCCACAACTTACTACCCGCTCGCCCAGTATGGGTTGGTGCAGAAGTTTGTCGATATCGACCGCGCCACGCTAAACTACGACCTCGACGCGCTGGCAGCTGCCGTGACGAACAAGACCCGCGCGATCATGATCGTAAATCTGCTTGGAAACCCCAACGACTTTGATCGCATCAAAGAAATCATTGGCAATCGCAAGATCGTGCTGCTGGAAGACAACTGCGAAAGTATGGGTGCGACGTTCAAGGGCAAGCATACAGGCACGTTTGCGCACGTTGGCAGCTTTTCCAGCTTCTTCTCGCATCACATTTCAACGATGGAAGGCGGGATCATCACGACAGATGACGAAGAACTGTACCACATCATGTTGTCGATGCGTTCGCATGGCTGGACCCGCCATCTTCCCAAGGAAAACCTCGTAACCGGAACCAAGAGCGATGACCCGTTCGAGGAAAGCTTCAATTTCGTCCTGCCGGGATACAATCTGCGCCCCTTGGAAATGTCGGGCGCATTGGGTCAAGAGCAGTTGAAAAAACTTCCAGACCTGATTGAAGGACGCCGTGACAATGCGAAGCGCGTTCAAGACGGTTTGCCCAATCATCCGCTGTTCACATTACAATCTGAAATTGGCGAAAGCAGCTGGTTTGGCTTTTCACTTTTACTGCGTCCCGACGCCGGTATCACCCGCAAGGAGTTTGTCGCCAAGCTCACTGCGCTTGGCATTGAGTGCCGCCCAATTGTGGCGGGCAACTTTACCAAGAACCCCGTCATGTCACACATCCCGCATATCATTCATGGCAACATGACAAATGCCGAATACATCGACACCCATGGGCTCTTTATCGGAAACCACCACTACCCTATTCCCGAAATTGTCGATGTCCTAAACGACATCTGA
- a CDS encoding ImuA family protein: MTTDSASSRVISLPKPPGRHAKRPAVLPADTRVLTDVLSAKPFDPAGTGFLLSLLPNSRSPVLWVQDRMSARENGRLYTPGTQAFGLTQPILHVTVSHPRDVLWAMEEGAACAGLSAVVGEIHGQPAVLDFTATKRLALRSETSGVPVWLIRSGDTTGGLSAARERWRIGSLPSQMHPHDAQAPGAPRWDADLFRARARPPAHWVAHYDRKDRLCLVSRTGDGTLESGEPANQDVASR, from the coding sequence ATGACAACCGATTCTGCATCCTCGCGGGTCATCTCGCTGCCAAAACCACCAGGCCGACACGCAAAACGCCCAGCGGTTTTGCCAGCCGATACGCGTGTTTTGACGGATGTTCTGTCCGCAAAGCCCTTCGATCCGGCGGGGACAGGGTTCCTGCTCTCGCTCCTCCCCAACTCTCGATCTCCAGTACTTTGGGTGCAGGATCGGATGTCTGCCCGCGAAAACGGGCGACTTTATACGCCAGGAACACAGGCGTTTGGTCTGACCCAGCCGATTCTGCATGTCACTGTCAGTCATCCGCGGGATGTGCTTTGGGCCATGGAAGAAGGGGCCGCTTGTGCCGGGCTGTCTGCGGTCGTCGGCGAAATCCATGGGCAACCTGCGGTGCTGGATTTCACCGCAACGAAACGGCTGGCCCTGCGCTCGGAAACATCCGGCGTGCCGGTCTGGCTGATCCGCAGCGGCGATACCACCGGCGGGTTGTCGGCGGCGCGCGAACGCTGGCGGATTGGATCACTGCCTTCGCAAATGCACCCGCACGATGCGCAGGCCCCCGGCGCGCCGCGCTGGGATGCCGATTTGTTCCGCGCACGCGCACGACCACCGGCGCACTGGGTGGCCCACTATGACCGCAAGGATCGTCTCTGTCTGGTTTCCCGCACTGGCGATGGAACGTTGGAGTCAGGTGAACCGGCAAATCAGGACGTTGCCAGCAGATGA
- a CDS encoding putative bifunctional diguanylate cyclase/phosphodiesterase, with product MSHPATTALAEISPDQLRLFLEHTDLAIWEYDTTTGAFSVSDAWRRMRGLKLTDTFNKNDESWLDEVHPDDRDSLRNLFNAQTRGEQEDIRIQYRRRHTSGHWVWILCQARVMQVDSSNMPLRIMGSDTDITVVKQTETDLMQLNSKLQLAIEASGMGIWEFNPVTRKVHWDDRMLQIYGVTDGKNDRSGDSWETYLHPDDLDETIAYAENCHRNNLDFAKDYRIVRPDGAIQHVRSLARYVKNATADAKLIGVNIDVTDDYLRTAELEQARRQLEFDSRHDALTGLANRRMLDETIAALRETSDTTVYAVMHLDLDHFKKVNDTLGHAAGDLVLKTLTKRLSQIIGDRGLACRVGGDEFVVLFCDAPDTETLQKLSTEIITSFKKPIRYEGHSCAVGVSIGIATGRGSQNTPQEVFRNADVALYAAKDGGRSCVEVYSPSIRRNARVIADTRQRLLDALARNEIICHYQPQFDPKTHSVIGAEALVRWECPEQGMIVPEEFVPLAVETGMIASIDAAVFHQVIAQQSAWHDAGVAFPPIALNISEDRLSDPNLLSEVRSCLRPFHLLSFELLETAFLDETEGSKLAQIESLRDLGIKIALDDFGSGHASIVALQNVRPDHVKIDRRLVQPINAHPNQLLLLQSIAAIARLSGCRIVMEGLETHVHLAAISNVDCDALQGHALGQPLPAEDFTALLLEQKGRRVVSSSE from the coding sequence GTGTCGCACCCGGCCACCACCGCACTCGCCGAAATCTCACCGGACCAGTTGCGTCTATTTCTAGAACACACTGATCTGGCCATTTGGGAATATGACACGACAACCGGCGCGTTTTCGGTGTCCGACGCATGGCGGCGCATGCGCGGCCTAAAGCTGACCGATACCTTCAACAAGAACGATGAAAGCTGGCTAGACGAAGTTCACCCTGACGATAGGGACAGCCTGCGCAACCTATTCAATGCCCAGACCCGTGGCGAACAAGAAGACATCCGAATTCAATATCGGCGCAGGCATACCTCCGGGCATTGGGTCTGGATTCTGTGTCAGGCCCGCGTCATGCAGGTTGATTCAAGCAACATGCCGCTGCGCATCATGGGCTCTGACACTGATATCACCGTCGTGAAGCAAACCGAAACAGATCTGATGCAGCTAAACAGCAAGCTGCAACTTGCCATCGAAGCTTCGGGTATGGGGATTTGGGAATTCAATCCCGTGACCAGAAAGGTCCATTGGGATGATCGGATGCTGCAAATCTATGGCGTCACAGACGGAAAGAATGACCGGTCCGGCGATTCATGGGAGACTTATTTACATCCTGATGATTTGGATGAAACAATCGCCTATGCCGAAAACTGTCACAGGAACAATCTGGACTTCGCAAAGGATTATCGGATCGTTCGGCCGGACGGAGCAATCCAGCACGTACGTAGCCTTGCCCGCTATGTGAAGAACGCGACAGCCGACGCAAAGCTGATCGGTGTGAACATCGACGTCACCGACGACTACCTCCGCACCGCGGAACTAGAGCAGGCGCGCCGCCAACTTGAGTTCGATTCCCGCCATGATGCGCTGACCGGGCTTGCCAACCGCCGAATGCTGGACGAAACGATCGCCGCACTGCGTGAAACGTCCGACACCACCGTTTACGCCGTCATGCATCTTGATCTCGACCATTTCAAAAAAGTGAATGACACGTTGGGCCATGCTGCTGGGGATCTTGTGCTCAAAACGCTGACAAAACGGTTGTCACAGATCATCGGAGATCGCGGGCTGGCCTGCCGCGTTGGCGGAGACGAATTCGTTGTATTGTTCTGCGATGCGCCTGACACCGAAACACTACAGAAGCTTTCCACAGAAATCATCACATCCTTCAAAAAACCGATCAGGTATGAAGGTCACAGTTGTGCGGTCGGCGTCAGTATTGGCATCGCCACCGGACGCGGGTCTCAAAATACGCCGCAAGAGGTTTTCCGCAATGCAGATGTCGCGCTTTATGCTGCCAAGGATGGCGGCCGGTCCTGTGTCGAAGTCTATTCACCGTCAATCAGGCGCAATGCGCGTGTGATTGCAGATACGCGTCAGCGCTTGCTGGACGCCCTGGCCCGAAACGAAATTATCTGCCACTACCAACCGCAGTTCGATCCAAAAACGCATTCCGTCATCGGGGCAGAGGCTTTGGTGCGCTGGGAATGTCCTGAGCAAGGCATGATCGTGCCCGAAGAATTTGTTCCGCTTGCTGTGGAAACCGGGATGATTGCCAGTATTGATGCGGCCGTATTCCATCAAGTGATCGCGCAGCAATCGGCATGGCATGACGCGGGCGTCGCGTTCCCACCTATTGCCTTGAATATTTCCGAAGACCGCCTGTCGGATCCGAACCTCTTATCTGAAGTTCGATCCTGTCTGCGCCCGTTTCACTTGCTTTCGTTTGAGTTGCTGGAAACAGCATTCCTCGATGAAACAGAAGGATCAAAACTGGCACAGATCGAGAGCTTGCGCGACCTCGGGATCAAGATTGCGTTGGACGATTTTGGGTCCGGACACGCATCTATCGTTGCTTTGCAGAATGTCCGTCCCGATCATGTCAAGATTGATCGGCGGCTTGTGCAGCCGATCAACGCACATCCAAATCAGCTGTTGTTGCTGCAGTCCATCGCAGCGATTGCCCGTTTGTCAGGATGCCGGATCGTGATGGAGGGTTTAGAGACGCATGTTCATCTGGCCGCGATCAGCAATGTGGATTGTGATGCGTTGCAAGGCCACGCGCTTGGCCAACCGCTGCCCGCTGAAGATTTCACGGCGCTTTTGCTAGAGCAGAAGGGCCGCCGCGTCGTCAGTAGCAGCGAATAA
- a CDS encoding GDP-L-fucose synthase family protein, whose amino-acid sequence MAQKLFLTGGGGMVGRIIQEHPAAAGWDILAPASKELDLTDGTAVADYLWRNKPDLIVHAAGKVGGISANMAEPVAFLDQNTMIGRNVIVCARDAGIKKLINLGSTCIYPRAAPNPLSEDQILQGELEPTNEGYAIAKIFALRLCEYIRREDQTFLYKTLIPCNLYGPYDKFDPKNSHLVPAIIRKVHEAQRDGSSTVEIWGDGEARREFMYAPDLADAVFRAADALPDLPDCMNIGVGDDHTINDYYETVARVIGWEGSFTHDLTKPVGMKRKLSDTTKQSAWGWHPQTSLEDGVAKTYAHFLEISAS is encoded by the coding sequence ATGGCGCAGAAACTGTTCCTGACCGGCGGTGGCGGGATGGTCGGAAGGATTATTCAAGAACACCCGGCCGCTGCAGGATGGGACATTCTTGCGCCTGCCAGCAAGGAACTTGACCTGACGGATGGTACCGCAGTGGCCGACTATCTGTGGCGCAATAAACCGGACCTCATCGTCCACGCGGCTGGCAAGGTTGGCGGAATCAGCGCGAATATGGCCGAACCCGTCGCGTTCCTTGATCAAAACACGATGATCGGTCGCAATGTCATTGTGTGCGCGCGCGATGCAGGCATCAAAAAACTGATCAATCTTGGATCAACATGCATCTATCCGCGTGCTGCCCCGAACCCTTTGTCAGAAGACCAGATACTTCAGGGCGAGCTTGAGCCGACGAATGAAGGCTATGCCATTGCGAAGATTTTTGCGCTCCGGCTTTGCGAATACATCCGGCGAGAAGATCAGACGTTCCTCTATAAGACTCTGATCCCCTGCAACCTCTATGGGCCCTATGACAAATTCGACCCGAAGAACTCGCATCTTGTGCCTGCCATTATTCGCAAAGTACACGAGGCCCAGCGGGATGGGTCAAGCACCGTGGAGATTTGGGGCGACGGCGAAGCACGGCGCGAATTCATGTATGCGCCCGATCTGGCAGATGCAGTGTTTCGCGCAGCCGACGCCCTGCCCGATCTTCCCGACTGCATGAATATCGGTGTCGGGGATGATCATACGATCAACGACTACTACGAAACAGTCGCCCGCGTGATCGGTTGGGAAGGCAGCTTTACGCATGATCTGACCAAGCCCGTCGGCATGAAACGCAAGCTCAGCGACACCACAAAACAATCCGCATGGGGCTGGCACCCTCAGACGAGCCTCGAAGACGGCGTCGCGAAAACCTATGCGCATTTTCTGGAGATTTCCGCATCATGA